The following nucleotide sequence is from Crocosphaera sp. UHCC 0190.
CCCCCACCTCGTGAGCGAGGAATCACATGGTCTAGGGTTAATTGTTCTCCTCGATAGTGACAATATTGACAAGTGTGGCGGTCTCGTTCCAGAATATTGCGTCGAGTTAAAGGAATTTCTTTGTAAGGGACACGAACATATTGACGCAGTCGAATGACTGAAGGTAGAGGAAAATCAGTATAGATAAACTGTCCATTATGTTCAAGCTGTTCAGCTTTGCCTTTGATTAATAAGACAACCGCCCTTCGCCAACTGGTGATATTGAGCGGTTCATAGGAGGCATTCAACACCAGAACCTTGCCCATAGGTGATCGAGGAATTTTGATGAATCTATCCCAGATGGTAACATAGCTAACGACTTTTGTCTGCTGTTAAGGTTACACAACCTTTTATTCCCCTCTGACTGAAGATGGGTTTTCTCCACAACAGAGGTACTTTTTCCACAGATTATGGGGTTTTTTCCCCAAGAGTTAAAGAAAAAATTATCATTAGATTATAGGATTTTTCGACCCGTTAAAATTCCTCTGACTTCTAACATCGCGGAATAGGTAGGAATAATGTGTAAGGTTTCATCTGCGGCACTTAAACTTAAGGCGGTTTGTACCGCTTCTTGTAAATTTTCTTTCACAATCAGTTTAACCGGATCTGCTGCTTGGGGTTGAGTCTCTTGGCTGTATTGTAGTCGCAACGCCAAATCATAAAGGCGATCGCCGCTAACCACCAAATTTCCTCCTAAACTTACCAAAGTTTCTGTATCCACATCCCAGATCCAAGAAACATCAGTCCCGTCAGGGGTTCTATCATTTAATACTAACAAAGTTGTCGAGGATTTGCCTGTTTTTTTAATCTCATTAACGGCCCTAATTGTTTCATTCATACCGACGGGATTTTTTGAGAGTAAAATCCGTACCTGCTTTCCTTCAATCGTTAATTCTTCTGCCCGTCCAAAGGCAGCTTTAAAGTTATTAACGGTTGCAAAAATATCAGGGGTGTTAATGCCTAATTCCTGAGCGACTAAGCCCGCAGCTAAGGTATTATACTTATTATAAACTCCAATTAAAATTTGCGGCCAATCCTTGCTATGAAAGGCGATTTGACTCTTACTAAAGCCACAACTAGGACAAGTAAAGTCCCCTAAATGGGATAAATAAACCCCTTGATAATTTAAGGGATGGCCACAGCTTGGACAGTAGATAGAGTCTACGGCATGGGGAATTTCTTCTAAATATAAATCAGGTTCACTCAGACCAAAATAACGGACTTTTTGGCTTAATTGTTGTCCTAGATAAGAAAGAGTTGGATCATCGGCATTAAGAATAATAACAGTATCAGAAGCCAGGGGAGCGATCGCTGTTTGCCAGCGTTGACTAATGGTGTCCACTTCCCCATAACGATCTAATTGATCTCGAAATAAATTTAACGCCAAAATAATCCGAGGCTGGCAATCATTTAAAATCAGAGGGACAATATTTTCATCCACCTCTAAAATGGCATAATCTGCCTGAAGTGTTCCTATCAAATTCGTATTATTTAATAGAGCAGTCACTAAGCCATTAATTAAGTTAGCTCCTGTATCATTATGGGCTACTTTATAGCCCTGATTTTCTAAAATCGTTCGTAATAATAAGGAGGTGGTCGTCTTGCCATTGGTTCCCACGACGAGAATAACCCCCTGTTTCACTTGCTCACACAGCAGAGATAAGAGTCTCGGATGAAAACGACGGGAAATTTCCCCCGGTAAGACACTCGCTGCCCCTAAGCCCAGGAAACGAACGACTGCTGTTACTGTTTTCGTAACACCGACAGCTAACCCTAAACGAATGCGATCCACTAAATTCATGTTTTCGGTAGTTCTCAGCCAATACTCTTTTAAGGATTATGAACGATGAGGGTAAAATTGTGAATAAAATCTTAGAAAAATGGTTAGGGAAAGGTTAAATTATTGTTGAATAGTGCAGTCTCGTCCCGCTTTTTTTGCCGCTAACAAGGCATTATCCGCCGCTTGAATTAAGTTTTCCATCGTTAAGCTGGGTTCAGGAATGTAACTGGCTACCCCTAAACTCAGGCTAATAAATTGTTTAGGGGATTCTTGATGAGGGATTTTGAGGGCGTTGATTTCTTGGCGAATTGTTTCAGCAAGTTGGTAAGCCCCATCAATTTTTGTATTGGGTAAAATTATGGCAAATTCTTCACCTCCATAACGGGCAGCCGTATCCGATGATCGTTTAATATTTTTGGCTAAAATGGCGGCAATTTCTCTTAAACAATGATCGCCACTGAGGTGTCCATAGGCTTTATTAAAACGAGAAAAATAATCAACGTCACACAAAATTAAAGCTAGGGGTTGTTTCTCACGAGCAAGTCGTTCCCATTCTTGTTGTAATTGACTATTAAAAGCCCGACGATTAGGTAAATGAGTGAGATAATCAATGATAGCCAGTCTTTCAAGTTGGATAGAGATAGTCAGGTATTCTGATAAGTTTTTGACCAGTTGAATCTCTTTTTTATACCAATAACGTGGGGTATGATGATGAATAATTAGGAGTCCCCACAGGTTCATTTCAAAGGAGGTTTCTGCTTCAGCATCACTAATCCAAATTGGGATCACTAATTGAGAGTAGATTTGATTATCTTGAAAGGTTTTAATCACAGCAGATTCTAACCCGTGACGGCTGATATCTTCAATTTGAAACACTTCTCGATCACGGTATAGTTTTCCCCAATTTTGATAAAGAGTCGGATTGTAAATTTCCTGATCTAACAATTCTTTGCATCCTGGGGCAACAGCTTCAGCAATAATTCTTCCATACCAATTTTTTTGAAAATTATGAACTTGATAAATGAGGACGCGAGAACAATCTAATTTTTGCCGAATTTGTGTAAGATTGAGTTGCAAAATATCTTCGAGTTTCAAAGAACGCCAAATCTGTTGAGTAATCATGCCAAGAAACTTGTCTTTTTCTTGTACAGAAAGTAAGGTCTCTTTCGTTAGTTGTGTCATTTTTTGCAAGTTTTTGATGGATTCTCTGGCATCTTCTACCAAAACTAATAACTGATGGTCACTATTTTGATCGAGCAAAAAATAAAGATTAAAGTAAGGGAGAGATTCTTGACCAGAATGACGACAAAGATTATTGAGTTCATAACTAATTCTTTTACCATCAAAAATATCGAATAAGATGCTTTCTAGTCCCCTGATTTCTGGAAAAACATCCCGAATATCTTGACCACATTTCAGGGGATTAGGAGAGTTAGAAAACTTATCAACTCCTTTTGAAACGTCCTTGATTAACCAGTTTTGTCCAATTTTAAGGTACTCTCTATATTGAGGATGAATTAACTTTTTTATCATGGTATTGACTACAACGCTAATGATTTATTATAGTTGGTCAAATAGAGTTTGAAAAATTATATTAACATTCTTTCCTGTCTTGGCTGAAGTTTCATAAGTTTTAATAACCGAGGAATTACTCTGGAAATAATCAAGGGATAAGTTAGCGGTGTCAATTAGGTCACATTTGTTCAAAGCAATGGTAATTTTTAGGGTAATATCAGTCACAGTATCAAGCCAATGTAAATAATTTTTGACGTGATCTAAACCATCGGGTTGACTAATATCTGTCACAATAATGACTCCCTGGGTTCCTTCTAAATAAACTGGGTTAGGAAAATAGTCATCTACTGAACCAGCAATGTCCCAAATACATAAATTGAGGTTTGTATCTTCATTGCATTGCTGGAAAGTTTCAAAAATTTTTACCCCTACATCAGCCGTATAATGATTTTTGAATCTCTTGTCAAGAAATTGAATGACTAGACTGGTTTTTCCTGAATTAAAATGCCCTAATAAACAAACTTTTCGGTTAATCGTTTTCATGGGTGCTGCCAGTTGAGAATGAGAATGTCTAAAAGTGGTAAAAGTTTGCTAAGATATTTAAGACCCTCAAGGAATTGAATCCTCACAATGAACTTAGATTAAGTCTCACTCTTTCTTTTGAAAAATCATGGGGGACAATCACAACAAAAGTTTAAGTCCCTTCATCCTCCCCAAGCTAAATAAAACTTATTTTACTTAAGGAAGGATAATTGAATGTCATAAAGACAATGGCTTCAAACAAGATAATATCTAGCTAATTCTTAGATTACCCATCTCTTCAAAATAATTAACATCTCACAGACAATTTTTCTGAAAAATTGCACAAAGATGAAAGATTAAGAAAAAATTTTACCAACACCACACTTGTGTTATAGTACATAGATACGGATATATTTGTCAGCATCGAATCTGATCCCTTAAGAAATTGTCACCCATTTTGATAATGCAACCTCAACCCACCTTACCGCTTTTTCTGCTCATTGATGGTCATTCTTTGGCTTTTCGTGCCTATTATGCTTTTGCTAAGGCGAGAACGGGGCCTTTGCGGACTTCGACAGGCATTCCTACCAGTGTTTGCTTTGGGTTTCTCAATTCCTTAATCCAAGTGATTGAGTCACAAAAACCCCAATATCTGGCGATTGCTTTTGATCTCAAAGAGCCTACATTTCGTCATGAAGCTGATGTTAATTATAAGGCGGATCGACAGGAAACGCCAGAGGATTTTATCCCTGACGTAGAAAATTTACAAGACTTATTAGAAGCGTTAAATTTAACCATAGTGACTGCACCTGGATATGAAGCGGATGATGTTTTAGGCACCCTAGCTAAAAAAGCCAGTGAGTCGGGTTATCGGGTGGTTATTGTCAGTGGTGATCGGGATCTCTTTCAGTTAGTAGATGATCAGCATAATATTAATGTTCTTTATTTAGAAAGAAATGCCATTAAAAGTTCTTCGGGAGAAGGGTACACCCTATTTAATGAGGCAGCAGTTGCAGAAAAATTAGGAGTTAAACCAACTCAAGTTGTTGATTATAAA
It contains:
- a CDS encoding HNH endonuclease, which gives rise to MGKVLVLNASYEPLNITSWRRAVVLLIKGKAEQLEHNGQFIYTDFPLPSVIRLRQYVRVPYKEIPLTRRNILERDRHTCQYCHYRGEQLTLDHVIPRSRGGGDTWENLVTACVRCNVKKGNRTPKEAQMNLHHMPRRPYSSLHFELVKHTRGNLNHEWRKYVIGI
- a CDS encoding Mur ligase family protein; translation: MNLVDRIRLGLAVGVTKTVTAVVRFLGLGAASVLPGEISRRFHPRLLSLLCEQVKQGVILVVGTNGKTTTSLLLRTILENQGYKVAHNDTGANLINGLVTALLNNTNLIGTLQADYAILEVDENIVPLILNDCQPRIILALNLFRDQLDRYGEVDTISQRWQTAIAPLASDTVIILNADDPTLSYLGQQLSQKVRYFGLSEPDLYLEEIPHAVDSIYCPSCGHPLNYQGVYLSHLGDFTCPSCGFSKSQIAFHSKDWPQILIGVYNKYNTLAAGLVAQELGINTPDIFATVNNFKAAFGRAEELTIEGKQVRILLSKNPVGMNETIRAVNEIKKTGKSSTTLLVLNDRTPDGTDVSWIWDVDTETLVSLGGNLVVSGDRLYDLALRLQYSQETQPQAADPVKLIVKENLQEAVQTALSLSAADETLHIIPTYSAMLEVRGILTGRKIL
- a CDS encoding sensor domain-containing diguanylate cyclase yields the protein MIKKLIHPQYREYLKIGQNWLIKDVSKGVDKFSNSPNPLKCGQDIRDVFPEIRGLESILFDIFDGKRISYELNNLCRHSGQESLPYFNLYFLLDQNSDHQLLVLVEDARESIKNLQKMTQLTKETLLSVQEKDKFLGMITQQIWRSLKLEDILQLNLTQIRQKLDCSRVLIYQVHNFQKNWYGRIIAEAVAPGCKELLDQEIYNPTLYQNWGKLYRDREVFQIEDISRHGLESAVIKTFQDNQIYSQLVIPIWISDAEAETSFEMNLWGLLIIHHHTPRYWYKKEIQLVKNLSEYLTISIQLERLAIIDYLTHLPNRRAFNSQLQQEWERLAREKQPLALILCDVDYFSRFNKAYGHLSGDHCLREIAAILAKNIKRSSDTAARYGGEEFAIILPNTKIDGAYQLAETIRQEINALKIPHQESPKQFISLSLGVASYIPEPSLTMENLIQAADNALLAAKKAGRDCTIQQ
- a CDS encoding Rab family GTPase produces the protein MKTINRKVCLLGHFNSGKTSLVIQFLDKRFKNHYTADVGVKIFETFQQCNEDTNLNLCIWDIAGSVDDYFPNPVYLEGTQGVIIVTDISQPDGLDHVKNYLHWLDTVTDITLKITIALNKCDLIDTANLSLDYFQSNSSVIKTYETSAKTGKNVNIIFQTLFDQL